From the genome of Gryllotalpicola protaetiae:
CACCGCGCGCGGCGGGTTCCAGCTCTGCCCGGCGGATGCCTGCGCGATCGACCCCGCGACCGGGAAGCTCGTCACCCCGCCCGGGGCCACCATCGCACCTCAGCCGGGTGACCAGCTGTTCTCGCTGCGCGACGGGTTCCGGCATCCGATCATCGAGCAGTACCTGGCGTTCACGCGCGAGAACGGCATCGAGATCGCCGGCATCGAGTTCATCGAGGCGGCCGACGGGCGCATCGTGACCTACGACGTGAACACGAACACGAACTACAACGCGGCGGTCGAGGCGGTCGCGCCGGCATCCGGCCCGCGGGCGATCGCGCGCTACCTCGGCGGCCTTCTCGCCGAGCAGCGAGCATGACCGAGCCGAGCCTGCTCGAGCGCGAGGCGCTGCAGTTCGCGCAGGAGCTCATCCGCATCGAGAGCGTCAACCCCGGTGTCGCGCTGCCGGCGGGCGACGGCGAGGCGCGAACCATCGAGTACATCCGCGAGCGGCTGGCGGATGCCGGGTACGAGCCGCTCGTCGGGGAATCCGTGCCGGGTCGCGCGAACCTCGTGCTGCGCATCCCCGGCAGCGACCCCGCCCGCGGCGCGCTGCTCGCGCACGCCCACGTCGACGTCGTCGCCGCGCAGGGCGAGGACTGGACGCACCCGCCCTTCGGCGGCGCGATCGCCGACGGATTCCTCTGGGGCCGCGGCGCCCTCGACCTCAAGAACTACGCAGCGGTGCTGGTCGCAATCGCCCGCCACTTCGCGCGCGAGGGCGTCGTGCCACGGCGCGAGCTGATCCTCGCGTTCTTCTCCGACGAGGAATCGGGCGGGGTGCACGGCGTGCGCTGGGTGCGCCGCGAGCACCCCGAGTGGCTGGCCGGGGCGACCGAGGCACTCGGCGAGGTCGGCGGCTTCTCGGTGACGCTCGGCGACAAACGTGCCTACCTCGTGGCAACGGCCGAGAAGGGCGTCGGGTGGGTGCGGCTCAGAGCGCGCGGCGACGCGGGGCACGCTTCCCGGCCCAGCGCAGACAACGCCGTGACACGCATCGCCGCCGCCCTCGCGCGCCTCGGCGAGCACCGCTTCCCTGCGACGCATACGCCGGCGCTCGACGGATTCCTGGCCGCGGCGTCGCGCCTCATCGGAGTCGAGCTGACGCCCGACAACCTCGAAGAGCACCTCGACGAGCTCGGCGTCGCCGGCCCCATCGTGCAGTTCGGGCTGCGGCACACCGTCACGCCGACGGTCGTCGCCGGAGGCTACAAGTCGAATGTGATCCCGGGCGAGGCATCCGCCGAACTCGACACCCGCAGCCTGCCGGGGCCTGACGCCGAGCTCAAGGCCGTGGTGCAGGAACTCGCCGGCCCCGACGTCGAGCTGACCCTCGGCAGCTGGGTGCCGCCCCTCGAGTCGCCGACCGACAGCCCGCTGCTCGACATTCTGCAGGCCGCGATCGCCGCCGAGGACCCGGACGGTGTCGTCGTGCCCTATCTGCTGCCGGCGAGCACCGACAACAAGCACCTCGCGAGCCTCGGCATCGCCGGTTACGGCTTCGTGCCGCTGCGCACCCCACCCGACTTCGACGCGTACGGCCTGCTGCACGCGGCCGACGAGCGGATTCCGCTCGAATCGCTCTTCTTCAGCGCGAGGGTCACCGAGCGGATCCTGCGCGAGGCCTGACCTCGTATCGCGACGGTACGTGACGCCGCATGACCGTCGGTTACGGGGCCCTGCCGCAACCGCCGCGCCCGTCCGTAGCGTCGGAGCACAGCCGAGACTCAGGAGGAGCCGTGACCGAGAGCGCCATCGCCGCGATCGAACCGCCGCTGCAGGCATCCGACATCACCGTGCGCATCGCCCGCCCCGACGAGTACCCGGCGATCGGCGAGCTCAGCTACGCGGCCTACGCGAGCGACTACGAGATCGGCGAGGACTACGCCCACACCCTGCAGCACCCCGAGCTGCGCACGGACGACTATGACATCTGGGTCGCCGAAGACCCGGCGACCGGCGTGCTGCTCGGCACCACGTCCATCCTGCGCGGCCTTGAAGCGCGTGGGCGCGCGCTCGCCGACGAGCTGTACTTCCGCCTGCTCGCCGTCGCGCCGGCCGCACGCAGGCGCGGCATCGGCGCACGGCTCACGACGCTCGCGCTCGACCTGGCGCGCGAGCGCGGGCTGCGCGCGGTCTCGCTCAACAGCGGCCAGAACATGACGGGCGCGCACGCGCTCTACCGCAGCCTGGATTTCGAGCGGATTCCTGAGCGCGACGTCGTCATCGGCGAGGGCGAGCACGCGCACACGGTTTACACGTTCGCCCGCCCGGTCGAGGCGTGAGCGCCGGGCCGGCGACCTCGGCCCCGGCATCCGTCCCCACCGCACTCGGCTCGGCCACCCGCGCCAGAAGCTCGCGCTGCTCGCGTGCGTTCTCGCGGGCTTCGCGACGCTAACCGACCAGGGTGTCGTCAATTATGCGCTGCCGTCGCTGGCCGCATCCCTCCATGCGAGCACGAGCCAGGTGCAGTGGTTCCTGTCGGTCTATTCGCTGACCTTCGGCGTCGGACTCGTGCCGGGCGGACGGCTCGGCGACGCGCACGGTCGGCGCGGCCTGTTCCTGCTCGGCCTCGGGCTGTTCCTCGCGGGGTCGACCCTGTCCGTGACGGCGCCCGTGATCGGCTGGGCGATCGCGGGGCGCGTCGTGCAGGGCTTCGGCGCGGGGCTGATCAGCGCGCAGGTGCTTGGCATCATCCAGGACCTGTTCATCGGCCGCGCCCGCGTCGCCGCGCTGTCGGCATACAGCATCGCGGCGTCGGCCTCGGCCATCGTCGGCCCGCTCGTCGCCGGGGGAGTGCTCTCGGTCGCGAGCGAGGGCGTCGCCTGGCGCGCCGTGCTGACGGTCAGCATGCCGTTCGTCGCGGCCACGGGAGTGCTCGCCGCGCTGTTCGTGCCGAGGTTCAAACCCGTCGGCAGGCGGGCCGGCCTCGATGCGCTCGGCATCGCACTGACGGCCTGCGTCGTGCTGCTCGCGACGGTTCCCGTGGTCTCGCGACTGCCGCGCCCGGCATCCGCCGCCGTCATCGTCGCCGTCGCGGTCCTGGTCGCCGTCACGTTCCTGTGGGAACGGCGGCTCGGCCGACGTGGAGGCACGCCGCTGTTCGCGCCCGTGCTGGTGCGCTCCGGCGGATTCGTCTCGGGCAACGTGGTCGCGCTGCTGTGGTTCGGCGCCGCGGGCGCGCAGGGCTCCGTCATCACCGTTTTCCTTCTGCAGGGCTATCGGATGCCGGGGCTGGCGGTCGCCGCCCTGATGATCCCCGGCTCGCTCGCCCGCATCCTGGGTTCGGGCCTCAGCGGGCGCATGCACGACCTGTTCGCCGCATGGGCGCTGCCAGGCGCGCTCGCGATCGAGGCCGTCGCGGCAGCGGTGCTCGTCCCGGTCGTCGGCTCGCCGCCCGCTGCGTGGGTGCTGGCCGTGCTGGTCGGGGTGCAGCTCGTGATGGGCTTCGGGTCCGGCGTGTTCGAGCCGCTGATCCGTGCGCGCACGCTGTCGTTCGTCCCACCTTCCGACTACGGGCTGGGTGCGTCGTTCCTGCAGCTGACGCAGCGGCTCGCGGCGACGTTCTGCATCGCGCTCGTGACCGGCATCGCCTTCGCCCACGGCGTCGACGCCGTCGGCCCCGCGACCCTGCGGGGCGCGGTCGCCGTCACCGCCGGCCTGCTGCTCGTCGCGCTTGCCGAGTCCGTGCGGGCGGCACTGGCCGAGCGCCGCCTCGAGAAGTGCCGCGATGTCGTCCGGCTCGGGGTGTGACGACATCGCGGCACTTGTCGCCGTAGACCGCCCACCGCGCCGTCGACTCCCGACGCGCCCCAGTGTTACGCCGTGTGTAGTTCTGCGACGCTGCGTTCCGGGGCCGCTGGCCCGGGCGGCACGGTCGGCATAGCGTCGCGACTATGACCCCCTCATCTCACGGCGCGGCCGCGCGCCTCGACCTCGGCGTCGCCCTCAACGACGCGGGCTGGCATCCGGCGGCGTGGCGCGCAGAATCCGCCCGTCCTGCCGAGCTGTTCACCGGCCGCTACTGGGCGGACCTCGCCCGCACGGCCGACGACGCCGGGTTCGAGCTGCTCACCATCGAGGACGCATTCGGCCTGCAGACCCGCAGCCCGTTCGGCGCGGTCGATCCTGCCGACACCGACCAGGTGCGTGGCCGACTCGACGCGGTGCTGCTCGCCAACTGGCTCGCGCCCGTGACGAAGCGCATCGGCCTGATCCCCACGGTCAACACGACGCACACCGAGCCCTTCCACGTCTCGACCGCGATCGCGACGCTCGACTATGCGAGCCGCGGCCGCGCCGGCGTGCGGCCGGTCGCGTCGGCGAAGCCGCATGAGGCCGCGCACGTCGGCCGCCGCACCTTCCCGGAGTTCGACGTCGCGAATTACGCGGGCCCCGAGGCGCAGGCCCTGATCAGCGAGTGGTTCGGCGAGGCAGCCGACGCCATCGAGGTGGCGCGCCGGCTGTGGGACTCCTGGCAGGACGACGCCATCATCCGCGACC
Proteins encoded in this window:
- a CDS encoding MFS transporter — its product is MAASLHASTSQVQWFLSVYSLTFGVGLVPGGRLGDAHGRRGLFLLGLGLFLAGSTLSVTAPVIGWAIAGRVVQGFGAGLISAQVLGIIQDLFIGRARVAALSAYSIAASASAIVGPLVAGGVLSVASEGVAWRAVLTVSMPFVAATGVLAALFVPRFKPVGRRAGLDALGIALTACVVLLATVPVVSRLPRPASAAVIVAVAVLVAVTFLWERRLGRRGGTPLFAPVLVRSGGFVSGNVVALLWFGAAGAQGSVITVFLLQGYRMPGLAVAALMIPGSLARILGSGLSGRMHDLFAAWALPGALAIEAVAAAVLVPVVGSPPAAWVLAVLVGVQLVMGFGSGVFEPLIRARTLSFVPPSDYGLGASFLQLTQRLAATFCIALVTGIAFAHGVDAVGPATLRGAVAVTAGLLLVALAESVRAALAERRLEKCRDVVRLGV
- a CDS encoding GNAT family N-acetyltransferase, with translation MTESAIAAIEPPLQASDITVRIARPDEYPAIGELSYAAYASDYEIGEDYAHTLQHPELRTDDYDIWVAEDPATGVLLGTTSILRGLEARGRALADELYFRLLAVAPAARRRGIGARLTTLALDLARERGLRAVSLNSGQNMTGAHALYRSLDFERIPERDVVIGEGEHAHTVYTFARPVEA
- a CDS encoding M20/M25/M40 family metallo-hydrolase → MTEPSLLEREALQFAQELIRIESVNPGVALPAGDGEARTIEYIRERLADAGYEPLVGESVPGRANLVLRIPGSDPARGALLAHAHVDVVAAQGEDWTHPPFGGAIADGFLWGRGALDLKNYAAVLVAIARHFAREGVVPRRELILAFFSDEESGGVHGVRWVRREHPEWLAGATEALGEVGGFSVTLGDKRAYLVATAEKGVGWVRLRARGDAGHASRPSADNAVTRIAAALARLGEHRFPATHTPALDGFLAAASRLIGVELTPDNLEEHLDELGVAGPIVQFGLRHTVTPTVVAGGYKSNVIPGEASAELDTRSLPGPDAELKAVVQELAGPDVELTLGSWVPPLESPTDSPLLDILQAAIAAEDPDGVVVPYLLPASTDNKHLASLGIAGYGFVPLRTPPDFDAYGLLHAADERIPLESLFFSARVTERILREA